A region of the Bryobacteraceae bacterium genome:
CACGCTAACCGGCACGAGCCCTTGAAAGACTACTGCAAGGGCCTGCTGCTGCCCGGCGAGCGCAAGAGCATCGAGCCCATGGCGGCACGGCTGCATCCGGACCGCGTACAGGCGGCCCGGCAGTCGATGCACACGCGAGTGGCGCAGGCGCCGTGGAGCGACGAGGCGGTGTTGGCCGAAGTGCGCCGCCGGGTTTTGCCCGCGATGCTGCAACGAGGGCGGATTCTGGCCTGGATCGTCGATGACACGGGCATTCCAAAGAAGAGGCGGCATTCGGTAGGCGTGGCGCGGCAGGACTGCGCCTCAGCTGGGCAAGCAGGACAACGGCCAGGTGGCGGTGAGTCTGAGCGTGGCGACGAGCGAAGCGAGTCTGCCCGTGGCCTGGCGGCTGGATTTGCCCCAGGAGTGGGCGCGGGACCGCGACTGGAGGCAGAGGGCCGGGGTGCCGGAGGAGATCGCGAATTCGAGACCAAGCCGGAAATCGCGCTGGGGATGATCCGCCGGGCGGTAAAAGGGGACGTGCCGGTGGGAGTCGTGCTGGCCGATGCCGGCTATGGCAGCGACACGAAGTTTCGCGAAGGGCTGGAGGAGCTGGGGCTGGAGTATGTGGTGGGGGTGCAGTCGAGCGTGAGCCTGTGGCGGCCTGGAGAGCAGCCGCTGCCGCCGAAGCCGCGACGGGTCGTGGGGCGGCCGCCGAAGCTGCTGCGCCGGAGCGCGGAGCACAAGCCGGTGTCGGCGCGCGAGCTGGTGCGGGAGGCGGGTGAGAAGGCGCTGCGGACGGTGATCTGGCGGGAAGGAATGAAGGAGGCTGTGCGCTCGCGCTGCGTGGCGGTGCGGGTGAGGCCAGCCCATCGGGACTACTGGCGGAGCGAACCGCATGGCGATCAGGGGCTGCCGGCCGAGTGGCCGCGCCCGAGCGGCGGAGCCGAGCAAGTCTTGGGTGTCGAACCTGCCTGCGGAGACGCCCTTGAGGCGACTGGTTGAGTTGGCCAAGCATCGGTGGATCGTCGAGCGGGACTATCTGGAGTTGAAGCAGGAGTTGGGGCTGGGCCACTTCGAGGGCCGTTCGTGGCGCGGCTTTCATCATCACGCCACACTCTGCATCGCAGCGTATGGGTTCCTGGTGGCCGAGAGGAGCCGTTTTTCCCCCTCAGCACGCGCCGGCAGGCTCGCTCTGGCCGAGCCGCCACAGCTGGACCAATACCGGCTGCGGGGGAGCCAGAAAACCGGGACAGCGCGTTGAGCCATTCTCGATCGCGAGCCTGCGCCAGCGGCTGGCCAAGGCCATCGCCAGGCAGCTTCCTTGCTGCCCTTTTTGCGGGGCCCGACGTTGATGACCCAGTAGTACTAGGCTTCGGCGATCTGATCCGACAGCACCTGACGGATCCGCGCCGCGGCAAGAACACACAGTTGCCCCTGGCTGATCTGCTCCGGCAATCGGTCTACGGCCGCCTGGCCGGCTAGGAGGATGTCAACGACGCCGAGCGCCTGTCCCAAGATCCGACCTTCCTGTTGATCGGCTCGGAGAATATCCGGGAGCGCGGGGCCGCCCTCACTTCGCGGTTGCAATCCTTCGAGACGGAAATGCTGGCCAAAGCACACAACTTCGCCGGCCTGACGCGGATCAACCGGGAGCTGATCGCCAAGGTTTAAGCCATCGACTCGCCCCGACGAGGCGTGCTGGACATGGATTCCACGGAAATCCCGGTCTACGGCCAGCAGAAGAACAGCGCCTACAACGGTCACTTCGAGTCGACCTGCTACCATCCGCTGCTGCTGTTCAACCGTTAGGGCGACTGCCTGGCGGCGAAACTGCGGCCCAGCAATGTCCGCAGCGCCGACGGCTGGGAAGAAGTGCTGTTGCCGGAGATCGAGTGGCAGCAGAAGCAAGGCAAGGAGATGGTGTTCTCGGCGGATGCCGCGTTTGCCAAGCCGGAGATCTACGAGGCGCTGGAAGAACGGGGCGTGAAGTACGCCATTCGGATTTCTGCCAACGAGAGCCTGGAACGGGACATTGCGGAGTTGCTGACGCGGCCCGTGGGCCGACCCTCTCACAAGCCGGTGTTCCGGTACAAGAGCTTCCTGTATCAGGCCGAGAGTTGGAAGAAGGCGCGGCGGGTGGTGGCCAAGGTGGAGTTCCACGCCGGGGAACTGTTCCCTCGGGTCGGGTTCATCGTGACCACCCTGGAGATCGACAGCCGGGCAGTGGTGCTGTTTTATAACAAGCGGGGCACCGCGGAGCAATGGATCGAGGAAGGTAAGTAGGCCGTCGAGATGACGCGGCTGAGTTGCCATCGGTTCCGGTCCAACGAGGTGCGGCTGTGGCTGAGCGTGATCGCTTACAATCTGGGGAACTTGTGGCGGCGGGTGGTTCTGCCGCTGCGCGTTGGCAACTGGTCGCTGACGAGCCTGCAACAACGATTGGTGAAGACGGGCGGTCGGCTGATCAAGCACGCGCGCTATTACTGGCTGTTGCTCGGGGAGGGTCACTTGACGCGCCGGCGTTTCGGGGCGATGGTGCGGCGGATCGAGGCGCTGCTGGCGCCGGCGGGGTAGCCGGGGACGCTGAGGGAAGCAAAATTTAATTGAAAGACGCGGCGGAGGGGGGAGGGGTCTCAAGAAGTCGCCTCCGAGTGCGCAGGTTTCGACGCCGGAGGCAACGGGAGGTGGCAGGGGCGACCCATACGGGCCGTGGCGAAGTCGGCGGTGCCGAAAAAGTCATGCTGGGGTTGACGCGGGCGGGGGGTAGGGATTGGCTGGCTTTGTACCGGAGTCAAAATGGAAACTCCGGATAATAAGGCACAGTGACAG
Encoded here:
- a CDS encoding hypothetical protein (possible pseudo, frameshifted) is translated as MAKHRWIVERDYLELKQELGLGHFEGRSWRGFHHHATLCIAAYGFLVAERSRFSPSARAGRLALAEPPQLDQYRLRGSQKTGTAR
- a CDS encoding hypothetical protein (possible pseudo, frameshifted) — its product is MAAGHANRHEPLKDYCKGLLLPGERKSIEPMAARLHPDRVQAARQSMHTRVAQAPWSDEAVLAEVRRRVLPAMLQRGRILAWIVDDTGIPKKRRHSVGVARQDCASAGQAGQRPGGGESERGDERSESARGLAAGFAPGVGAGPRLEAEGRGAGGDREFETKPEIALGMIRRAVKGDVPVGVVLADAGYGSDTKFREGLEELGLEYVVGVQSSVSLWRPGEQPLPPKPRRVVGRPPKLLRRSAEHKPVSARELVREAGEKALRTVIWREGMKEAVRSRCVAVRVRPAHRDYWRSEPHGDQGLPAEWPRPSGGAEQVLGVEPACGDALEATG